One genomic segment of Scophthalmus maximus strain ysfricsl-2021 chromosome 3, ASM2237912v1, whole genome shotgun sequence includes these proteins:
- the mbd6 gene encoding proline-rich protein 36: protein MMGGSETVSGDKDGVHTTAIHVPIGWQRRVEGGQVIYVSPSGTALSSLDEVKTYLLTDGTCKCGLECPLIIHKVFSFTVGVKVEQHSQPLGRTEQDMTKLCNHRRKVVAMAALCRSMQASQLPFTNLHHAEVNIRVDSRDPNGALVREEEGRGLYHPKLHPVPSRSHNNFHSNPCASPKSPHQFMYPHNGSSPVLHTGTNPHHPLDTLRRLHHPPSLPASATSSSSSTFTSYSSAQRSPRTPTPQNVSQGQRTPKTPETPGSPRLRPLSPPPPSSPMPLGGGGRGGQTHTHHPHGVIVGGSSPSLSPSLSPSVHNMNCVSPHRRTRHPSASPSPLSEQGGASAAAEGQMGSNLSQRRKSSSSSPHSPLPGGSPNPSPHFAKYKLEDILEQLKNSGNSSTNNNHLLNPNSPSLLTNQSSSNIHALSSKPSKSIMSQTSSTGLPGFGLNSAGPSSLPLGAFLNHHHSHQGKMPHPASFPASNLLSAAAKAQLANQITQGQGSNVASNPASLPSSLDVLKEAQQHQSSKVTNSTLHNNHPPSSTASRPPHPSLAAASAILFPPCHSLAQSLASSLPHLPPTVERNASHRKRQRRSPTVLSMLRDTQQLANGPQKTPPGGEAVSVTAINLSSSSSPSSSHSPSSTSAVQNQNAVMLETHHHPLPGQMPRLLAPRQTAHLSRPPRQNEALDFTTGLRPAPLGLDPPTQPLSALLHLLSVQNAQATTSASNSASTQPGSVSVEGIGHTNRQSPRLSPSSPATHSNSRHPQSPCRTNDTNSLPLVPQPLSPPPTPSQFRSSQSHTHSRSTRSSPLQTHSSTMLPNSNVALPNSSRSPSQHMSPSPSDKPQPTENHVPTIDSVSQEPLQEASQEGPVRMEMGSHDASTSVDLTHCQGGVSIAVSTSPKPLDLSNHVLALLAASSTVPQGEGSSSDCTTDVEMSSQGNHATGPEQPGCVDPKVSTVTKPPAAVSPGPDIATRLGDHNHTPNPSALGDSTTPSPLAEAFPFMNQEQLLQLLSSTGGLPSLLDPTVLASLPLGGLWLGGQHAQMPPANATLQTPQNLAEQQQSEQQQLLIQHQETQQQNQDQQQKQQQINSSPLFPLLPLLSGAQGEFPLNLLGLLNPLPPPASTPTPGQEADLGLTEKPTLQALLMASLLLGQHQAPLIPLSSLGQLSQVSLEVPLQQPQQIPTTLEGLTLDKVTGLLDPSTLTGPGLLEIAQGLLPILPGAEGTIQALQSLLLPTTLPPPSAAFLPLSPALLTAALSSAELHPPPHTQLAPAQQTQHTQPQVPTDAGVDTLIPLSLQGKDNPILQHLLPTLLNPAVLGDLSAITGLHNMMGIGAGSILLPPVQTSALGMPLLQGPDGAINLLNNIQLNLAPPSEGEKPASMQETQSPALQQDIPTSQIAPDVVPSPAPAQPPGPAPAHEPTQPPRESEGRSVIDPYTSFMDTIYTSFLQVSAKEQEDGAHLGPSDPTSPFCALPPVSFPVEHHTPSAPVPTLPQASAPVSLSPRRACSLRNPDLSRLSLEAAAHSPAQGTPKPSEDGSTSPLQRKPGIVEGHTHPEPPMPPIYLEEAKTDCFVEAGGDRQGHLPHSGYLSPMDGCSLRPNEETAGTLLHTEQGRDQAGTVGGARRGRKRKQTLQNVLEDFRDMDATALEETKATTSLLKPERSVRGRRRRGARSQRQ from the exons AGGTGAACATCCGGGTGGACAGTCGCGATCCTAACGGGGCACTGGTGCGGGAAGAAGAGGGCCGTGGCCTTTACCATCCCAAACTCCATCCTGTCCCTTCTCGATCCCACAACAACTTCCACTCAAATCCCTGTGCCAGCCCCAAATCCCCCCACCAGTTTATGTATCCTCATAATGGTTCCTCCCCCGTCCTTCACACAGGCACAAACCCCCACCATCCCTTAGATACTTTGAGAAGGCTTCAccatcctccttctctccctgcatcagccacctcttcctccagctccacatTCACATCCTACAGCTCTGCTCAGAGGTCACCCCGTACCCCCACACCTCAGAACGTCAGTCAAGGTCAAAGAACACCCAAAACACCTGAGACTCCTGGTTCTCCTCGGCTCAggcccctctctccacctcctccctcctcccctatGCCTCTTgggggaggaggtagaggaggacaGACCCACACTCATCATCCTCATGGTGTCATTGTAGGAGGCTCCTCCCCTtctctatctccctccctctcgccctctgtGCATAACATGAACTGTGTTTCTCCTCACCGGCGGACCCGCCACCCTTCagcctctccttcccctctctctgagCAAGGCGGAGCCTCAGCAGCGGCAGAAGGACAGATGGGAAGTAACTTGTCTCAGAGGAGGaagtcctcctcttcctctccacactCCCCTCTCCCTGGTGGCTCCCCAAACCCCAGCCCCCATTTTGCCAAGTACAAGCTGGAAGATATCTTGGAGCAGTTAAAGAACTCAGGCAACAGCAGCACTAATAACAACCACCTCCTGAACCCTAATAGCCCCTCCTTACTGACCAACCAAAGCAGTAGCAACATTCATGCCCTCTCCTCAAAGCCTTCAAAGAGTATCATGAGTCAGACTTCTAGCACAGGACTACCAGGTTTTGGGTTGAACTCCGCAGGCCCCTCGAGTTTACCTCTGGGGGCATTTCTGAACCACCACCACAGCCATCAGGGCAAAATGCCACACCCGGCTTCTTTCCCTGCAAGTAACTTGCTCTCTGCAGCTGCGAAGGCTCAGCTGGCTAACCAGATAACCCAGGGCCAGGGCTCAAATGTGGCCAGCAACCCAGCGAGCTTGCCCTCCTCTCTGGACGTCTTGAAAGAGGCACAGCAGCATCAGTCATCAAAGGTAACTAACAGCACTTTACATAACaaccaccctccctcctccaccgctTCTAGgcctccccatccctctcttGCAGCAGCCTCTGCCATCCTCTTTCCTCCATGCCACTCTCTGGCCCAGTCCCTGGCTTCCTCTTTGCCCCACCTGCCTCCCACGGTAGAGCGCAATGCATCGCACAGGAAGAGGCAACGGCGATCTCCGACAGTGCTCAGCATGCTGAGAGACACCCAGCAGCTGGCTAACGGTCCACAGAAGACCCCACCAGGAGGAGAAGCTGTTTCTGTGACAGCTATCAACctttcctcgtcttcctccccgtcctcctcacactccccctcctctaccTCAGCTGTGCAGAACCAGAATGCTGTCATGTTGGAAACCCATCATCATCCCCTCCCCGGGCAGATGCCCAGGCTCCTCGCTCCTCGACAGACGGCTCACCTTTCCAGGCCTCCGCGACAAAACGAGGCTCTGGATTTCACTACAGGCCTGAGGCCCGCACCGCTTGGCTTGGATCCTCCAACCCAGcctctgtctgctctgttgCACCTGCTCAGTGTGCAGAATGCGCAGGCCACAACTTCAGCATCTAACTCTGCTTCTACTCAGCCAGGATCGGTGTCTGTTGAAGGCATTGGACACACTAATAGACAGAGCCCCAGACTgtcaccctcctctcctgcgACTCATTCTAACAGCAGGCACCCACAGTCACCCTGCAGGACCAATGACACTAATTCTCTGCCCTTGGTGCCACAGCcgctttctcctcctcccactccctctcagTTCAGATCATCGCAGTCTCATACACACTCTCGGTCAACGAGATCAAGTCCTCTGCAGACACACTCTTCAACAATGCTGCCCAACTCAAATGTAGCTTTacccaacagcagcaggagcccATCTCAACACATGTCCCCATCTCCCTCAGACAAGCCTCAACCAACTGAGAATCACGTTCCCACCATAGATTCTGTTTCCCAGGAACCTTTGCAGGAAGCCTCACAGGAAGGCCCTGTGAGAATGGAGATGGGTAGTCATGACGCATCAACATCAGTGGACCTGACTCACTGTCAAGGTGGTGTTTCTATTGCAGTATCCACGTCCCCGAAGCCTCTTGATCTTAGCAACCATGTCCTGGCTCTTCTTGCAGCCTCTTCCACGGTTCCACAGGGGGAGGGCAGCTCCTCGGACTGCACCACTGATGTTGAGATGTCGTCCCAAGGAAATCATGCAACAG GGCCAGAGCAGCCTGGATGTGTGGACCCAAAGGTCTCCACAGTAACCAAACCTCCGGCAGCCGTCAGCCCTGGGCCCGACATCGCCACTCGTCTTGGGGATCATAACCATACCCCCAACCCTTCAGCTCTGGGCGACTCTACCACCCCCTCACCTCTGGCAGAGGCCTTCCCCTTCATGAACCAAGAGCAGCTGCTTCAGCTGCTGTCCTCCACAGGAGGTCTGCCATCCCTCCTGGACCCTACAGTCCTTGCTTCGTTGCCCCTCGGGGGGCTGTGGTTGGGAGGACAACATGCACAGATGCCCCCCGCCAATGCCACACTACAAACACCACAGAATCTcgccgagcagcagcagtcggaGCAACAGCAGTTACTGATTCAACACCAAGAGACACAGCAGCAAAACCAGGATCAGCAGCAGAAGCAACAACAGATAAACAGTAGTCCTCTGTTTCCCTTGTTGCCCTTGTTGAGTGGTGCCCAAGGGGAGTTTCCTCTGAACCTCTTGGGCCTATTGaaccccctcccacccccgGCTTCAACCCCTACCCCAGGACAGGAAGCTGATTTGGGTTTAACAGAAAAACCTACCCTTCAGGCTCTGCTTATGGCCTCCTTGTTGCTCGGGCAACATCAGGCACCTTTGATACCTCTGTCTAGCCTGGGTCAGTTGAGCCAGGTCAGCTTGGAAGTTCCTCTCCAGCAGCCACAGCAGATCCCCACCACATTGGAGGGTCTCACCCTGGATAAGGTCACTGGCCTCCTAGATCCATCTACTCTAACGGGCCCGGGGCTCTTGGAGATCGCCCAGGGCCTTCTCCCCATCCTCCCAGGAGCTGAGGGCACTATCCAAGCCCTGCAGTCTTTGCTCCTTCCCACCAcgcttcctcctccctctgcagccttCCTCCCCCTCAGCCCTGCCTTGCTCACTGCTGCCCTGAGCTCTGCTGAGCTCCACCCACCACCCCATACCCAATTAGCTCCTGCACAGCAAACCCAACATACCCAACCTCAG GTACCTACTGATGCTGGTGTTGACACCCTCATTCCCCTGTCTCTCCAAGGCAAGGACAACCCCATCCTCCAACACTTACTTCCCACTCTGCTTAACCCTGCTGTATTAG GAGATCTCTCTGCCATCACGGGTCTTCATAACATGATGGGGATTGGAGCGGGTTCAATCCTACTGCCCCCAGTCCAAACCTCAGCTTTGGGTATGCCACTGCTGCAGGGTCCTGATGGGGCCATCAATTTGCTCAACAACATACAG CTAAACCTTGCACCGCCATCAGAGGGAGAGAAGCCAGCCTCAATGCAGGAAACGCAAAGCCCTGCCCTACAGCAAGACATTCCAACAAGTCAGATCGCTCCTGATGTGGTCCCCAGTCCTGCTCCAGCTCAGCCACCAGGCCCCGCCCCTGCCCATGAGCCCACCCAACCCCCCCGAGAGTCTGAGGGCAGGTCTGTTATCGATCCTTACACCTCTTTCATGGACACAATTTATACCTCCTTCCTTCAAGTCAGTGCTAAAGAGCAGGAAGATGGGGCCCACTTGGGACCATCTGACCCCACTTCACCCTTTTGTGCCTTACCACCGGTTTCTTTCCCTGTCGAGCACCATACCCCATCCGCCCCTGTCCCAACTCTGCCTCAGGCAAGTGCCCCAGTCTCCCTAAGTCCCCGTAGGGCTTGCTCCCTCCGCAACCCAGACTTATCCCGACTCAGCCTGGAAGCAGCAGCCCATTCCCCAGCCCAGGGGACGCCCAAACCCAGTGAGGACGGTTCTACGTCCCCCCTACAAAGGAAGCCAGGCATTGTAGAGGGACACACCCACCCAGAGCCTCCTATGCCACCCATATACTTGGAGGAGGCGAAGACGGACTGTTTTGTGGAGGCAGGTGGGGATAGGCAGGGTCATCTTCCCCATTCAGGGTACCTCAGTCCCATGGATGGATGCAGCTTGAGGCCCAATGAGGAGACAGCTGGGACATTGCTGCACACCGAACAGGGAAGG GATCAAGCAGGAACTGTGGGCGGAGCCAGaaggggaaggaaaaggaaacaaac GCTACAGAATGTGTTGGAAGACTTCAGAGACATGGATGCTACAGCACTAGAGGAAACCAAGGCTACA ACGTCACTGCTGAAGCCTGAGCGGTCAGTGCGCGGCAGGAGGCGACGAGGCGCCAGGTCTCAGAGACAGTGA
- the kif5aa gene encoding kinesin family member 5Aa isoform X1: MADVPAECNIKVLCRFRPLNQSEIVRGDQFIPKFQGDDTVAVGGRSYVFDRVFPTNTTQEQVYNTCAKQIVKDVLYGYNGTIFAYGQTSSGKTHTMEGKLHDPHQMGIIPRIAEDIFNHIFAMDENLEFHIKVSYFEIYMDKIRDLLDVTKTNLSVHEDKNRVPYVKGCTERFVSSPDEVMDVIDEGKSNRHVAVTNMNEHSSRSHSIFLINIKQEHVETEQKLCGKLYLVDLAGSEKVSKTGAAGAVLDEAKNINKSLSALGNVISALAEGTKSHVPYRDSKMTRILQDSLGGNCRTTMFICCSPSSYNDTETKSTLMFGQRAKTIRNTASINLELTAEQWKRKFEKEKEKNKTMKETIQRLEAELNRWRNGEDVPETERTTSEVVTRIETVEERPILDNDTSSIVVRISEEERQKYEEEIRKLYKQLDDKDDEINLQCQVVEKLKQQMMDQDELLASSRGDGDKVQAELGRLQVESDCAKAEVKEVLQALEELAINYDQKSQEVEEKGLQNQLLADQLAQKMASLMELEAELSRMQEVSGQQRKRIADVLNGLMRDLSEFSTIVGNGEIKLPVEISGAIEEEFTVARLYISKIKSEVKSMVKRCRQLENMQLECHRKMEETGRELSSCQLLISQHEAKIRSLTEYMQSVEQKKRLLEESHDSLSEELAKLQDQDNSLLEEKDGEKGETEDGNVKKSVRQQGETHRGLHHKQLTRLRDEINEKQRVIDELTDRNSKMELELAQVRADFERLKSQDSSKSERLEELSFLHQRHEQTKQDLKGLEETVARELQTLHNLRKLFVQDLTSRVKKSSEMEPDDSGGSCTQKQKISFLENNLDQLTKVHKQLVRDNADLRCELPKLEKRLRSTAERVKALETALRDAKEGAMMDRRRYQQEVDRIKDAMRAKSALRRPHAAQIAKPVRPKQLPVCSPTNPFYTYIRATEKGNTYSNALFQGNATQPSAAGANSNPNSVQSNTVSTALGYRAGRYNGDTLECFPLNIENGNNVSETRDINDNRSDVHCGSEVDDSNRHYVIQQETAAS, from the exons ATGGCTGACGTCCCAGCGGAGTGCAACATAAAGGTGCTATGTCGCTTTCGGCCCCTCAACCAGTCGGAGATTGTACGCGGGGACCAGTTCATCCCCAAGTTCCAAGGGGACGACACCGTCGCCGTCGGG GGGAGGTCCTATGTCTTTGACCGAGTATTTCCGACCAACACCACCCAGGAGCAAGTGTACAACACCTGCGCCAAGCAGATTGTCAAGG ATGTGCTGTATGGCTACAATGGCACTATCTTCGCATATGGACAAACCTCCTCCGGGAAGACTCACACCATGGAG ggCAAACTCCACGACCCTCACCAGATGGGTATTATTCCTCGCATCGCTGAGGACATATTCAACCACATCTTTGCTATGGATGAAAACCTTGAATTCCACATCAAG GTTTCCTACTTTGAAATCTACATGGACAAAATTCGTGACCTGCTGGATG TGACAAAGACCAATCTGTCAGTCCATGAAGATAAGAATAGGGTGCCATATGTCAAG gGATGCACTGAGCGTTTCGTCTCCAGCCCTGATGAGGTTATGGATGTGATCGACGAGGGAAAATCGAACCGCCATGTTGCTGTGACCA ACATGAATGAGCACAGCTCTCGCAGCCACAGCATCTTCCTGATCAACATCAAGCAGGAGCATGTGGAGACTGAGCAGAAGTTGTGTGGAAAACTCTACCTGGTTGATCTGGCTGGCAGTGAGAAG GTCAGTAAGACCGGAGCTGCAGGAGCCGTTCTGGATGAggcaaaaaacatcaacaagtctctctctgctctgggaAACGTCATCTCTGCGTTGGCCGAGGGCACG AAAAGTCATGTGCCGTATCGCGACAGCAAGATGACCCGCATCCTGCAGGACTCCCTCGGTGGGAACTGTCGCACCACCATGTTcatctgctgctctccctccagCTACAACGACACCGAGACCAAATCCACTCTGATGTTTGGCCAACG TGCCAAGACCATCAGGAACACCGCCTCCATCAACCTGGAGCTGACGGCGGAGCAGTGGAAGAGGAAGTtcgagaaggagaaggagaagaacaagacCATGAAGGAAACCATCCAGAGGCTGGAGGCCGAGCTCAACCGCTGGAGAAATG GAGAGGACGTGCCGGAGACGGAGCGCACCACGTCAGAAGTGGTGACCCGGATTGAGACCGTGGAGGAGCGCCCCATCTTGGACAATGACACCTCCTCCATTGTGGTCCGCATTTCCGAGGAGGAGCGTCAGAAGTACGAGGAGGAGATCCGCAAGCTGTACAAGCAGCTGGATGACAAG GACGATGAGATTAACCTGCAATGCCAGGTGGTGGAGAAACTGAAGCAGCAGATGATGGACCAGGATGAG ctcctggCCTCGTCCCGTGGCGACGGGGACAAGGTCCAGGCGGAACTCGGCAGGCTGCAGGTGGAGAGCGACTGCGCCAAGGCCGAGGTGAAGGAGGTGCTTCaggctctggaggagctggcCATCAACTATGACCAGAAGAgccaggaggtggaggagaagggccTGCAGAACCAGCTGCTGGCCGACCAACTGGCCCAGAAAATG GCCAGTCTGAtggagctggaggcggagctgtCTCGTATGCAGGAAGTGAGCGGTCAGCAGAGGAAACGTATCGCCGACGTCCTCAATGGTCTGATGAGGGACCTCAGTGAGTTCAGCACCATCGTGGGCAACGGGGAGATCAAGCTG CCGGTGGAGATCAGCGGTGCGATCGAGGAGGAGTTCACGGTGGCTCGTCTCTACATCAGCAAGATCAAGTCAGAGGTGAAGAGCATGGTGAAGCGCTGCCGCCAGCTGGAGAACATGCAGCTGGAGTGCCACCGCAAGATGGAGGAGACCGGGAGGGAGCTGTCCTCCTGCCAGCTCCTCATCTCTCAG cACGAGGCCAAGATCCGCTCTCTGACGGAGTACATGCAGAGtgtggagcagaagaagaggctgctggaggagagtcACGACTCCCTGAGCGAGGAGCTGGCCAAGCTGCAAGACCAGG ATAACTCCCTGCTCgaggagaaggatggagagaagggtGAGACTGAAGATGGAAATGTGAAG AAGAGCGTTCGCCAGCAGGGAGAGACTCACCGCGGCCTCCATCACAAGCAGCTGACCCGCCTGCGGGATGAGATCAATGAGAAGCAGCGGGTCATTGACGAACTCACTGA TCGTAACTCCaagatggagctggagctggctCAGGTCCGTGCCGACTTTGAGCGTCTGAAGAGTCAGGACAGCAGCAAGAGCGAGCGCCTGGAGGAGCTCTC GTTCCTGCATCAACGTCATGAGCAGACTAAACAGGACTTGAAGGGTCTGGAGGAGACTGTC gCCCGCGAGCTCCAGACCCTCCACAACCTGCGCAAGCTGTTCGTTCAAGACCTCACGTCGCGGGTTAAAAAA AGTTCCGAAATGGAACCTGATGATAGCGGGGGGTCTTGCACCCAGAAGCAGAAGATTTCCTTTCTTGAGAATAACCTGGACCAACTTACAAAGGTTCACAAACAG CTGGTTCGTGACAATGCAGATCTGCGCTGTGAGCTTCCAAAGTTGGAGAAACGTCTTCGGTCTACTGCTGAGAGAGTTAAGGCCCTGGAGACTGCATTGAGGGACGCCAAGGAGGGCGCCATGATGGACCGCCGCCGCTACCAGCAGGAGGTCGACCGCATCAAGGACGCCATGAGGGCAAAGAGCGCCCTGCGCCGCCCCCATGCAGCACAGATCG CCAAGCCAGTGAGACCGAAGCAGCTGCCGGTTTGCTCCCCCACAAACCCGTTCTACACCTATATCCGTGCCACCGAAAAAGGCAACACCTACAGCAACGCCCTCTTCCAAGGCAACGCGACACAGCCGAGCGCCGCCGGCGCCAACAGCAACCCCAACTCTGTCCAGAGCAACAC AGTTTCCACAGCACTGGGCTACAGAGCAGGCAGATATAACGGAGACACACTGGAGTGCTTCCCACTCAACATTGAAAACG GCAACAACGTCAGTGAAACGAGAGACATCAATGACAACAG GAGTGATGTTCACTGTGGCAGCGAGGTGGATGATTCAAACAGGCACTACGTCATTCAGCAGGAGACGGCTGCAAGTTAA
- the kif5aa gene encoding kinesin family member 5Aa isoform X2 yields MADVPAECNIKVLCRFRPLNQSEIVRGDQFIPKFQGDDTVAVGGRSYVFDRVFPTNTTQEQVYNTCAKQIVKDVLYGYNGTIFAYGQTSSGKTHTMEGKLHDPHQMGIIPRIAEDIFNHIFAMDENLEFHIKVSYFEIYMDKIRDLLDVTKTNLSVHEDKNRVPYVKGCTERFVSSPDEVMDVIDEGKSNRHVAVTNMNEHSSRSHSIFLINIKQEHVETEQKLCGKLYLVDLAGSEKVSKTGAAGAVLDEAKNINKSLSALGNVISALAEGTKSHVPYRDSKMTRILQDSLGGNCRTTMFICCSPSSYNDTETKSTLMFGQRAKTIRNTASINLELTAEQWKRKFEKEKEKNKTMKETIQRLEAELNRWRNGEDVPETERTTSEVVTRIETVEERPILDNDTSSIVVRISEEERQKYEEEIRKLYKQLDDKDDEINLQCQVVEKLKQQMMDQDELLASSRGDGDKVQAELGRLQVESDCAKAEVKEVLQALEELAINYDQKSQEVEEKGLQNQLLADQLAQKMASLMELEAELSRMQEVSGQQRKRIADVLNGLMRDLSEFSTIVGNGEIKLPVEISGAIEEEFTVARLYISKIKSEVKSMVKRCRQLENMQLECHRKMEETGRELSSCQLLISQHEAKIRSLTEYMQSVEQKKRLLEESHDSLSEELAKLQDQDNSLLEEKDGEKGETEDGNVKSVRQQGETHRGLHHKQLTRLRDEINEKQRVIDELTDRNSKMELELAQVRADFERLKSQDSSKSERLEELSFLHQRHEQTKQDLKGLEETVARELQTLHNLRKLFVQDLTSRVKKSSEMEPDDSGGSCTQKQKISFLENNLDQLTKVHKQLVRDNADLRCELPKLEKRLRSTAERVKALETALRDAKEGAMMDRRRYQQEVDRIKDAMRAKSALRRPHAAQIAKPVRPKQLPVCSPTNPFYTYIRATEKGNTYSNALFQGNATQPSAAGANSNPNSVQSNTVSTALGYRAGRYNGDTLECFPLNIENGNNVSETRDINDNRSDVHCGSEVDDSNRHYVIQQETAAS; encoded by the exons ATGGCTGACGTCCCAGCGGAGTGCAACATAAAGGTGCTATGTCGCTTTCGGCCCCTCAACCAGTCGGAGATTGTACGCGGGGACCAGTTCATCCCCAAGTTCCAAGGGGACGACACCGTCGCCGTCGGG GGGAGGTCCTATGTCTTTGACCGAGTATTTCCGACCAACACCACCCAGGAGCAAGTGTACAACACCTGCGCCAAGCAGATTGTCAAGG ATGTGCTGTATGGCTACAATGGCACTATCTTCGCATATGGACAAACCTCCTCCGGGAAGACTCACACCATGGAG ggCAAACTCCACGACCCTCACCAGATGGGTATTATTCCTCGCATCGCTGAGGACATATTCAACCACATCTTTGCTATGGATGAAAACCTTGAATTCCACATCAAG GTTTCCTACTTTGAAATCTACATGGACAAAATTCGTGACCTGCTGGATG TGACAAAGACCAATCTGTCAGTCCATGAAGATAAGAATAGGGTGCCATATGTCAAG gGATGCACTGAGCGTTTCGTCTCCAGCCCTGATGAGGTTATGGATGTGATCGACGAGGGAAAATCGAACCGCCATGTTGCTGTGACCA ACATGAATGAGCACAGCTCTCGCAGCCACAGCATCTTCCTGATCAACATCAAGCAGGAGCATGTGGAGACTGAGCAGAAGTTGTGTGGAAAACTCTACCTGGTTGATCTGGCTGGCAGTGAGAAG GTCAGTAAGACCGGAGCTGCAGGAGCCGTTCTGGATGAggcaaaaaacatcaacaagtctctctctgctctgggaAACGTCATCTCTGCGTTGGCCGAGGGCACG AAAAGTCATGTGCCGTATCGCGACAGCAAGATGACCCGCATCCTGCAGGACTCCCTCGGTGGGAACTGTCGCACCACCATGTTcatctgctgctctccctccagCTACAACGACACCGAGACCAAATCCACTCTGATGTTTGGCCAACG TGCCAAGACCATCAGGAACACCGCCTCCATCAACCTGGAGCTGACGGCGGAGCAGTGGAAGAGGAAGTtcgagaaggagaaggagaagaacaagacCATGAAGGAAACCATCCAGAGGCTGGAGGCCGAGCTCAACCGCTGGAGAAATG GAGAGGACGTGCCGGAGACGGAGCGCACCACGTCAGAAGTGGTGACCCGGATTGAGACCGTGGAGGAGCGCCCCATCTTGGACAATGACACCTCCTCCATTGTGGTCCGCATTTCCGAGGAGGAGCGTCAGAAGTACGAGGAGGAGATCCGCAAGCTGTACAAGCAGCTGGATGACAAG GACGATGAGATTAACCTGCAATGCCAGGTGGTGGAGAAACTGAAGCAGCAGATGATGGACCAGGATGAG ctcctggCCTCGTCCCGTGGCGACGGGGACAAGGTCCAGGCGGAACTCGGCAGGCTGCAGGTGGAGAGCGACTGCGCCAAGGCCGAGGTGAAGGAGGTGCTTCaggctctggaggagctggcCATCAACTATGACCAGAAGAgccaggaggtggaggagaagggccTGCAGAACCAGCTGCTGGCCGACCAACTGGCCCAGAAAATG GCCAGTCTGAtggagctggaggcggagctgtCTCGTATGCAGGAAGTGAGCGGTCAGCAGAGGAAACGTATCGCCGACGTCCTCAATGGTCTGATGAGGGACCTCAGTGAGTTCAGCACCATCGTGGGCAACGGGGAGATCAAGCTG CCGGTGGAGATCAGCGGTGCGATCGAGGAGGAGTTCACGGTGGCTCGTCTCTACATCAGCAAGATCAAGTCAGAGGTGAAGAGCATGGTGAAGCGCTGCCGCCAGCTGGAGAACATGCAGCTGGAGTGCCACCGCAAGATGGAGGAGACCGGGAGGGAGCTGTCCTCCTGCCAGCTCCTCATCTCTCAG cACGAGGCCAAGATCCGCTCTCTGACGGAGTACATGCAGAGtgtggagcagaagaagaggctgctggaggagagtcACGACTCCCTGAGCGAGGAGCTGGCCAAGCTGCAAGACCAGG ATAACTCCCTGCTCgaggagaaggatggagagaagggtGAGACTGAAGATGGAAATGTGAAG AGCGTTCGCCAGCAGGGAGAGACTCACCGCGGCCTCCATCACAAGCAGCTGACCCGCCTGCGGGATGAGATCAATGAGAAGCAGCGGGTCATTGACGAACTCACTGA TCGTAACTCCaagatggagctggagctggctCAGGTCCGTGCCGACTTTGAGCGTCTGAAGAGTCAGGACAGCAGCAAGAGCGAGCGCCTGGAGGAGCTCTC GTTCCTGCATCAACGTCATGAGCAGACTAAACAGGACTTGAAGGGTCTGGAGGAGACTGTC gCCCGCGAGCTCCAGACCCTCCACAACCTGCGCAAGCTGTTCGTTCAAGACCTCACGTCGCGGGTTAAAAAA AGTTCCGAAATGGAACCTGATGATAGCGGGGGGTCTTGCACCCAGAAGCAGAAGATTTCCTTTCTTGAGAATAACCTGGACCAACTTACAAAGGTTCACAAACAG CTGGTTCGTGACAATGCAGATCTGCGCTGTGAGCTTCCAAAGTTGGAGAAACGTCTTCGGTCTACTGCTGAGAGAGTTAAGGCCCTGGAGACTGCATTGAGGGACGCCAAGGAGGGCGCCATGATGGACCGCCGCCGCTACCAGCAGGAGGTCGACCGCATCAAGGACGCCATGAGGGCAAAGAGCGCCCTGCGCCGCCCCCATGCAGCACAGATCG CCAAGCCAGTGAGACCGAAGCAGCTGCCGGTTTGCTCCCCCACAAACCCGTTCTACACCTATATCCGTGCCACCGAAAAAGGCAACACCTACAGCAACGCCCTCTTCCAAGGCAACGCGACACAGCCGAGCGCCGCCGGCGCCAACAGCAACCCCAACTCTGTCCAGAGCAACAC AGTTTCCACAGCACTGGGCTACAGAGCAGGCAGATATAACGGAGACACACTGGAGTGCTTCCCACTCAACATTGAAAACG GCAACAACGTCAGTGAAACGAGAGACATCAATGACAACAG GAGTGATGTTCACTGTGGCAGCGAGGTGGATGATTCAAACAGGCACTACGTCATTCAGCAGGAGACGGCTGCAAGTTAA